A section of the Dehalobacter sp. DCM genome encodes:
- a CDS encoding ERF family protein codes for MNKSESIKNLAAALSKFQEEIKNPPNSADNPFFKSKYAPLNDVLNLVRPILTKNGLSVLQSPSGDGANIIVTTMLLHSSGEWIETEPLVLKADKTTAQGAGSAITYARRYAISAVLGIASEDDDDGNHTTGNDKKATPKTITDAQQKRLFALSKGKEDRAKEILTRYGYKNSKDITTEHYNDICDEIQAEGK; via the coding sequence ATGAACAAATCAGAATCTATTAAAAACCTAGCAGCTGCACTCTCGAAATTTCAGGAGGAAATAAAAAATCCACCCAACTCCGCCGACAATCCTTTCTTTAAGAGTAAATATGCCCCTTTAAACGATGTTCTAAACCTTGTTAGACCAATCCTTACAAAGAACGGATTAAGCGTCTTACAAAGCCCGTCAGGGGATGGAGCGAACATCATCGTCACAACCATGTTGCTTCATTCTAGCGGCGAGTGGATTGAGACTGAACCGCTTGTCTTGAAAGCAGATAAAACCACAGCGCAGGGAGCAGGATCGGCAATCACTTACGCCAGACGCTATGCAATATCGGCTGTACTTGGAATAGCGTCCGAGGATGACGATGATGGAAACCATACAACCGGCAATGACAAAAAGGCAACGCCTAAGACAATCACGGATGCACAACAGAAACGCCTATTTGCTCTTTCTAAGGGCAAAGAGGACAGGGCAAAAGAAATCCTCACACGGTACGGATATAAGAACTCTAAGGACATAACAACCGAGCATTACAACGATATCTGCGACGAAATTCAAGCGGAGGGGAAATAA
- a CDS encoding HNH endonuclease signature motif containing protein, whose translation MTMSLSKRKRIKNPKLLDRIRHNGYNRCQICGEIPSEVHHIDSKGAGGDDISENLVRLSKWVYHPMAHAGKLDKDYLRALALKRIEEEGE comes from the coding sequence ATGACAATGTCCCTTTCTAAACGTAAACGCATCAAAAACCCCAAACTTTTAGACCGTATAAGACATAACGGATATAACCGCTGCCAAATATGCGGAGAAATACCAAGCGAGGTTCATCACATTGATTCAAAAGGGGCCGGCGGGGATGATATATCCGAAAACTTAGTCAGACTTTCAAAATGGGTATATCACCCCATGGCCCACGCCGGGAAGTTAGACAAGGATTATCTCAGGGCTTTAGCCTTAAAACGAATTGAGGAAGAAGGGGAATAG
- a CDS encoding tyrosine-type recombinase/integrase translates to MGKQRNPKGAGSYKKRKDGRYSWTQKKDGKARPPIYAKSLGALKKKVDKVADLPITNSNKLTVDAWFANWIEVYVKPLKRGGTPSWTEDMYKNASPIIGYMKLPNVIPADIQRVVAKMNTKILKPAVLDDNGKIIKPAKTGYSSKTMEETVGVLRRGFEQAKENGLIATNPVTKKIEIPQKQKKTRKVLSAKELHDLFEEMKNSRWIWAMKLLLVTGIRRGELLALRSSDIEIEHHRIVIDESNGLTGVGDTKNAKVHYVPLSKKAMEYLVEQRKMLEREFNPILFDEELKKTDLLFPGQDGTVILPNSFTKIVKRAALKAGINATPHCFRHTFVYLNRKALSLKDLQYILGHDESTTTLDIYGDIIDDSSEDTANVIDNIFDKMEEKLQTIAEEKNKTNGKSNVIQFRKRA, encoded by the coding sequence ATGGGAAAACAACGTAACCCAAAAGGTGCAGGGAGCTACAAAAAACGAAAAGACGGACGATATTCATGGACACAAAAAAAGGATGGAAAAGCGCGTCCGCCTATTTATGCAAAGTCTTTAGGTGCGCTAAAAAAGAAGGTTGACAAAGTTGCTGATCTTCCTATTACCAATTCAAACAAATTAACCGTAGATGCATGGTTCGCTAATTGGATTGAAGTCTATGTTAAGCCATTAAAAAGAGGTGGAACTCCAAGCTGGACTGAAGATATGTATAAAAATGCAAGCCCGATTATTGGGTATATGAAATTGCCTAATGTAATTCCAGCGGACATTCAAAGAGTTGTCGCAAAAATGAACACTAAGATACTTAAGCCGGCAGTATTAGATGATAATGGTAAAATTATTAAGCCAGCTAAGACGGGATATTCATCAAAGACAATGGAAGAGACGGTCGGAGTTTTGCGTCGAGGTTTTGAGCAAGCCAAGGAAAACGGTTTGATTGCTACAAACCCAGTAACTAAAAAAATAGAAATTCCTCAAAAACAAAAAAAGACAAGAAAGGTCTTGTCAGCTAAAGAGTTGCATGATTTATTCGAAGAAATGAAAAATAGTCGTTGGATATGGGCTATGAAACTTTTACTTGTCACCGGTATTAGGCGTGGTGAGTTACTTGCGCTGCGTAGCTCGGATATAGAAATTGAACATCACAGAATTGTTATCGATGAATCTAATGGATTAACTGGTGTTGGAGACACGAAAAATGCTAAAGTTCATTATGTTCCTTTGTCTAAGAAGGCAATGGAATACTTAGTAGAACAAAGAAAGATGCTGGAAAGAGAATTTAACCCAATTCTCTTTGATGAAGAATTAAAAAAGACTGATCTTCTATTTCCTGGGCAAGACGGAACAGTAATATTACCTAATTCATTTACAAAAATAGTCAAACGCGCTGCGTTAAAAGCTGGTATAAATGCGACTCCTCATTGTTTCCGTCATACATTTGTTTACCTTAACCGGAAAGCACTGTCATTAAAGGATCTACAATATATTTTAGGCCACGATGAAAGCACCACAACTTTGGATATATATGGAGACATAATCGATGATTCATCTGAAGATACTGCAAATGTGATTGATAATATTTTTGATAAGATGGAAGAAAAATTACAAACCATTGCCGAAGAAAAAAATAAAACTAATGGCAAGAGTAATGTAATACAATTCAGGAAAAGAGCTTAA
- a CDS encoding YopX family protein, which yields MRDIIFRGKRLEPNELYINQWVYGFFTRCDKSGNCYITTQTNVGGAHQHKVYPESIGQYTNKKDEYAKEIYEGDLLLIEIHDFNTGKIIASETCEVMFKGDRFGVKFGNAQEFTGLCDFSNTTFEVVGNVFESKE from the coding sequence ATGAGAGATATTATATTTCGCGGCAAAAGATTGGAACCAAATGAGTTGTATATCAACCAATGGGTATATGGATTTTTTACTCGCTGCGATAAGAGCGGAAACTGCTATATCACGACTCAAACTAATGTAGGCGGTGCGCACCAACATAAGGTATATCCCGAGTCTATAGGTCAATACACCAACAAAAAAGACGAATACGCCAAAGAAATCTACGAAGGCGATCTCCTACTCATCGAAATCCACGACTTTAACACCGGCAAAATCATAGCGTCAGAGACATGTGAAGTTATGTTCAAAGGTGACAGATTCGGCGTTAAGTTTGGTAATGCGCAGGAATTTACCGGGCTATGTGACTTTAGTAATACGACGTTTGAAGTTGTTGGTAATGTTTTTGAATCAAAGGAGTGA
- a CDS encoding siphovirus Gp157 family protein has translation MIHLYELTDGYKNLSDLVSDEVQDEVLLKALETLKDSIEEKAQNIAYILADMDTDISGVEYEIKRLQARKKAMEGNKDRLKQYLFDNFKKCGIDKIKTATHTISIQNNKASVNIIDIDVLPKDYQKHIDKWEPDKNMLYDLLKSGQTIPGAELVQSQSLRVR, from the coding sequence TTGATACACCTTTATGAATTAACCGATGGTTACAAGAATTTATCTGATCTTGTAAGTGATGAAGTCCAGGATGAAGTCTTATTAAAAGCACTTGAAACCTTAAAGGATTCCATTGAGGAAAAGGCACAAAATATTGCCTATATCCTTGCCGATATGGATACGGATATATCCGGTGTCGAATATGAAATTAAGCGATTACAGGCCCGTAAAAAAGCTATGGAAGGCAACAAAGATAGGTTGAAACAATATCTGTTTGATAACTTCAAAAAATGCGGCATAGACAAGATAAAAACTGCTACGCATACCATATCTATCCAGAACAACAAGGCATCAGTAAACATTATCGACATTGATGTGTTGCCGAAGGATTATCAAAAGCATATTGATAAATGGGAACCGGACAAGAACATGCTTTATGACCTTTTAAAGTCCGGACAAACCATTCCTGGGGCTGAGTTGGTGCAAAGCCAATCATTAAGGGTAAGGTGA
- a CDS encoding replicative helicase loader/inhibitor: MNKEEIGKLVAMALANFPNMQEKDMGPTMALWQQMLSDMPYDVAKAALMRVLATAKFFPTVAEIREAAVSNSQPNRLSAPEAWEEATRAIRKYGYYKEQEGLDSLSPATRKAVQSIGWKSFCTNEDEGVLRGQFRMAFETMATRDAEVARLPQGLKDMIGQIGQKMIQ, translated from the coding sequence ATGAACAAAGAGGAAATAGGTAAATTGGTTGCTATGGCCCTTGCTAATTTTCCGAACATGCAGGAAAAGGACATGGGGCCGACAATGGCACTTTGGCAGCAGATGTTATCCGACATGCCGTATGACGTAGCAAAAGCCGCCTTAATGAGAGTCTTAGCAACTGCCAAGTTCTTTCCGACGGTCGCTGAAATCCGGGAAGCAGCAGTCAGTAATTCACAGCCGAACAGATTAAGCGCGCCGGAAGCATGGGAAGAAGCGACACGGGCGATCAGAAAATACGGATACTACAAGGAGCAAGAAGGATTAGACTCTTTAAGCCCGGCAACGAGAAAAGCAGTACAAAGTATCGGGTGGAAGTCATTCTGTACGAATGAGGATGAAGGAGTTTTGCGCGGACAGTTCCGGATGGCATTTGAGACGATGGCAACAAGAGACGCAGAGGTCGCGAGATTGCCGCAGGGGTTAAAAGACATGATCGGGCAGATAGGGCAAAAGATGATTCAATAA
- a CDS encoding XF1762 family protein → MSEVDMLKIVPIDFQEANEFVRRYHRHHQPIKAGYKFCVGAAKDDEIIGVAIVGLPIARHLMDGWTLEVRRTCTDGTKNANSILYGACWKVAKALGYRKLITYTLPSESGATMRAVGWTCIGETKGHSWNCPSRPRVDMHPTQNKLRWEKEV, encoded by the coding sequence ATGAGCGAGGTGGATATGTTAAAAATTGTTCCAATAGATTTTCAAGAAGCAAATGAATTTGTGCGCAGATATCACAGACACCATCAACCGATAAAAGCAGGATATAAATTCTGTGTTGGTGCTGCAAAAGATGATGAAATAATCGGGGTTGCAATCGTAGGACTTCCAATCGCTAGGCACCTTATGGATGGTTGGACACTGGAAGTTAGAAGGACTTGCACAGATGGAACAAAAAATGCTAATTCAATTCTTTATGGGGCATGTTGGAAGGTTGCGAAAGCGCTTGGATACCGTAAACTCATAACCTATACTTTGCCATCAGAAAGCGGGGCCACAATGCGAGCTGTCGGATGGACTTGTATAGGTGAAACAAAAGGTCATTCATGGAATTGTCCGAGTAGACCAAGAGTTGATATGCACCCGACACAAAACAAACTCAGATGGGAAAAAGAAGTTTAA
- the rpoD gene encoding RNA polymerase sigma factor RpoD, giving the protein MKKENVSGLIELGKSKGNLTYDEIANALQKVDLSEDQIEEIYDQLNGLGIDVVDDNVEVVIDKETKDLADEIANETDIDLSIPEGVGIDDPVRMYLKEIGRVPLLTADDEIELALKMEAGDEMAKRRLAEANLRLVVSIAKRYVGRGMLFLDLIQEGNLGLIKAVEKFDYRKGFKFSTYATWWIRQAITRAIADQARTIRIPVHMVETINKLVRVNRQLLQELGRDPTPEETAKVMDIPEERVREILKIAQEPVSLETPIGEEEDSHLGDFIPDDDAPAPSEAASFILLKEQLEEVLETLTPREEKVLRLRFGLDDGRTRTLEEVGQEFGVTRERIRQIEAKALRKLRHPSRSKKLKDYLD; this is encoded by the coding sequence ATGAAAAAAGAAAATGTCTCAGGTCTGATCGAGTTAGGGAAAAGCAAAGGAAACCTAACTTATGATGAGATCGCCAACGCTTTGCAAAAAGTTGATTTATCCGAAGACCAGATCGAGGAAATCTATGATCAGTTAAACGGCCTCGGTATTGATGTTGTCGACGACAATGTTGAGGTGGTCATCGATAAAGAGACGAAGGACTTGGCCGATGAGATCGCTAATGAGACAGATATTGATCTATCGATCCCTGAGGGGGTCGGTATTGATGACCCAGTCAGGATGTATTTGAAAGAAATCGGCCGCGTACCGCTCTTGACTGCGGATGACGAAATCGAGCTGGCTCTCAAAATGGAGGCCGGGGATGAAATGGCCAAACGGCGTCTCGCTGAAGCGAACCTGCGCCTTGTTGTCAGTATTGCCAAGCGTTATGTTGGCCGCGGTATGCTCTTCCTTGATCTGATCCAGGAAGGCAACCTGGGTTTGATCAAAGCCGTTGAAAAATTTGATTACCGCAAAGGATTTAAATTCAGTACCTATGCCACCTGGTGGATCCGTCAGGCGATTACGCGCGCGATTGCCGATCAGGCCAGAACGATTCGTATACCGGTTCATATGGTAGAAACCATTAATAAACTCGTCCGCGTCAACCGACAGCTGCTGCAGGAGCTCGGCCGGGACCCAACCCCGGAAGAGACAGCAAAAGTGATGGATATACCGGAAGAACGTGTCCGGGAGATTTTAAAGATCGCCCAGGAACCGGTATCGCTGGAAACCCCCATTGGTGAAGAAGAAGATTCACATCTTGGGGACTTTATTCCGGACGATGATGCACCGGCACCGTCAGAGGCCGCTTCCTTTATCCTGCTCAAAGAGCAACTGGAAGAGGTCCTGGAAACACTGACGCCGAGAGAAGAAAAAGTCCTTCGGCTGCGCTTCGGATTAGACGACGGCCGTACCCGAACCTTGGAAGAGGTCGGACAGGAATTCGGTGTTACCAGAGAGAGGATCCGGCAGATCGAAGCCAAAGCATTACGCAAACTCCGCCATCCCAGCCGCAGTAAAAAGCTGAAGGATTATCTGGATTAG
- a CDS encoding HNH endonuclease produces the protein MIFTKEMLICLYKDLAIRIGKQPTKRQWLDDTKTPSDMPIRMNFGNWTNFVKSCGFEPLKSEISIQARLNSIKAHKGKRSMAWKGGRIKDRSGYVLIWKPEHANAKIGGYIHEHRLVMSEHLGRPLESYEYVHHRNGIKSDNRLENLELVTQKVHLGGVVCPYCSKRFSIR, from the coding sequence ATGATATTTACTAAAGAAATGCTGATTTGTTTATATAAAGATTTAGCAATAAGAATTGGAAAACAGCCGACTAAAAGACAGTGGCTAGATGATACAAAAACACCCAGCGATATGCCAATACGTATGAATTTTGGCAATTGGACAAACTTTGTTAAATCTTGCGGATTTGAGCCTTTAAAAAGCGAAATTTCAATTCAAGCTAGGTTGAATAGCATTAAAGCCCATAAGGGTAAAAGAAGTATGGCGTGGAAGGGTGGTAGAATCAAAGATCGATCAGGGTATGTTTTAATTTGGAAGCCGGAACACGCAAATGCAAAAATCGGTGGATATATCCATGAACACCGCCTTGTAATGTCGGAACATTTAGGTAGGCCGCTTGAATCTTACGAATATGTCCATCATAGAAACGGTATTAAGTCCGACAATAGGCTTGAAAACCTTGAATTAGTGACTCAAAAAGTACATTTAGGTGGGGTTGTATGCCCTTATTGTAGTAAACGGTTTTCTATAAGATAA
- a CDS encoding deoxyguanosinetriphosphate triphosphohydrolase produces the protein MTLEIRLRTEQEEFQRLSPFAAKSAEAKRAQDEVECTIRTKFQRDRDRILHSKPFRRLKHKTQVYIAPLGDHYRTRMTHSLEVAQICRTIGRGLKLNEDLIEAIALGHDVGHTPFGHVGEEAIASIIGHFEHNEQSVRVYTALTGDGEGINLTEEVLDGILHHTGSGVPKTLEGQIVKIGDRIAYLCHDYDDALRAELLTANDLPNGVRQRLGETPSKMITTMVIDMISTSEGKSVISQSAEVAAAMKEFRDFMFERVYLSANLKDERSKGRVIIEILFDYYLKHPEVMPPEYLIWTGGDLTKAVTDYVSGLTDNYAINNFKHFFVPRE, from the coding sequence ATGACTTTGGAGATTCGGTTGCGGACGGAACAAGAAGAATTTCAGCGGCTTTCCCCTTTTGCGGCCAAAAGCGCTGAAGCCAAGAGGGCCCAGGATGAGGTGGAATGCACCATCCGGACCAAGTTCCAAAGAGATCGGGATCGGATTCTTCACAGCAAGCCCTTTCGTCGTTTAAAACATAAGACACAGGTATATATTGCGCCTCTCGGTGATCATTACCGGACACGGATGACACATAGTCTCGAGGTCGCCCAAATCTGCCGTACCATTGGTCGCGGGTTGAAGCTCAATGAAGATTTGATTGAAGCGATTGCCTTGGGACACGACGTTGGCCACACACCGTTCGGCCATGTCGGTGAAGAAGCAATTGCCTCTATCATCGGCCATTTTGAACACAACGAGCAATCTGTGCGTGTTTATACCGCGCTGACGGGTGACGGCGAAGGCATTAATCTGACCGAAGAGGTGCTGGATGGCATTCTTCATCATACGGGCAGCGGCGTTCCCAAAACGCTGGAAGGCCAAATTGTAAAAATAGGAGACCGGATTGCCTACCTTTGCCACGATTATGACGACGCTCTGCGAGCGGAACTTCTTACTGCGAATGACCTCCCTAACGGGGTCAGACAACGGTTGGGGGAAACACCGAGTAAAATGATCACAACCATGGTGATTGATATGATCAGCACCTCCGAGGGTAAGTCCGTAATCAGTCAGTCCGCCGAAGTGGCTGCGGCGATGAAAGAATTTCGCGATTTTATGTTTGAACGGGTTTACTTAAGCGCTAATCTCAAGGATGAACGCAGTAAAGGCCGGGTGATCATCGAAATCTTGTTTGACTACTACCTGAAGCATCCGGAAGTTATGCCACCGGAATATTTAATCTGGACGGGCGGCGACCTGACCAAAGCTGTCACCGATTATGTCTCAGGGCTTACCGATAACTATGCCATCAACAATTTCAAACATTTTTTTGTCCCGCGAGAATAG
- a CDS encoding phage antirepressor KilAC domain-containing protein — protein MSNDLIKIEITDEGGQAVSTRELHEKLGINGDYTSWFKYQSQKLSLEEGKDFTSIFMESTGGRPSVDFIVPIDIAKHLCMVSGGEKAHAFREYFIQVERAWNSPEQVMARALQIADKRIHNLQLVIEQQKPKVDFFDAVADSKSAIEMSQAAKVLSFGKGRNTLFKILREEGILRDNNEPYQEYIDRGYFRVVEQKFKKPSGETEISIKTLVYQRGLDYIRKIIDKRKSA, from the coding sequence ATGTCAAACGATCTTATCAAAATCGAAATTACTGATGAAGGAGGACAAGCAGTAAGCACCAGAGAGCTTCATGAAAAGTTGGGAATCAATGGCGATTATACAAGTTGGTTTAAGTATCAATCTCAGAAATTAAGCCTTGAAGAAGGAAAGGACTTTACCTCAATTTTCATGGAAAGTACCGGCGGCCGGCCAAGCGTTGATTTTATCGTACCGATAGACATAGCAAAACATCTTTGCATGGTATCCGGTGGCGAAAAGGCCCATGCGTTCAGGGAATACTTCATCCAGGTAGAAAGGGCTTGGAATTCACCTGAACAAGTAATGGCCCGGGCGCTGCAAATAGCAGATAAGCGAATCCACAATCTCCAATTAGTCATTGAGCAGCAGAAACCAAAGGTAGACTTCTTTGATGCAGTAGCCGACAGCAAAAGCGCAATCGAAATGAGCCAAGCAGCCAAGGTTCTCAGCTTCGGCAAAGGCCGGAACACCTTATTCAAGATTCTTCGGGAAGAAGGGATACTTCGAGATAATAACGAGCCATATCAGGAGTACATCGACCGGGGATATTTCCGAGTAGTCGAGCAGAAATTTAAAAAGCCAAGCGGCGAAACGGAAATTAGCATTAAGACTTTAGTCTATCAGCGCGGATTGGACTACATCAGGAAGATTATTGATAAGCGGAAGTCGGCTTAA
- a CDS encoding helix-turn-helix domain-containing protein, with protein MNMLEKIQLIMDEKGLSKADVSKGADVPYTTFDSMFKKGFEKTKLPTMKKLANFFDVSMEYLINDDITDKNYGKMFNNFTVSAIEIQLITLWRKLPRDEQMKILGRIESKAEDYMNGNLMSGDE; from the coding sequence ATGAATATGTTGGAAAAGATCCAGTTAATAATGGATGAAAAAGGTCTATCAAAGGCCGATGTTTCAAAAGGCGCTGACGTACCATACACTACTTTTGATAGCATGTTTAAAAAAGGATTTGAAAAAACAAAACTTCCTACAATGAAGAAGTTGGCTAATTTTTTTGATGTATCTATGGAGTATTTAATCAATGATGATATTACTGATAAAAACTATGGGAAAATGTTTAATAACTTTACTGTTTCAGCTATTGAAATACAACTAATTACTTTATGGCGAAAGCTACCAAGAGATGAGCAAATGAAGATATTAGGAAGAATAGAATCAAAGGCAGAAGATTATATGAATGGGAATTTAATGTCAGGAGATGAGTAA
- a CDS encoding single-stranded DNA-binding protein, translating to MLNRVVLIGRLTKDPELRYTPNGVAVASFTLAVDRNYKNSQGEKEVDFIPCVVFRQLAELCANYLTKGKLAAVDGRIQVRSFDGQDGQKRWVTEVLAENVRFLSPKDKGDNGAFEGYASEVSLDDNVPF from the coding sequence ATGCTAAATAGAGTAGTTTTAATCGGACGCTTAACCAAGGATCCAGAACTCAGATATACACCAAACGGCGTAGCAGTTGCTTCGTTTACGCTGGCTGTTGACCGAAACTATAAGAACAGCCAGGGCGAAAAAGAAGTTGACTTCATCCCTTGCGTAGTATTTCGGCAGCTTGCCGAGTTATGTGCAAACTATCTCACTAAAGGCAAACTGGCAGCAGTTGACGGACGTATTCAGGTGCGGTCATTTGACGGGCAGGACGGACAAAAAAGATGGGTAACGGAAGTATTGGCCGAGAATGTACGCTTTTTATCGCCAAAGGATAAGGGAGATAACGGCGCATTTGAGGGATATGCAAGCGAGGTAAGTTTAGATGACAATGTCCCTTTCTAA
- the dnaG gene encoding DNA primase — protein MDHKISEDFIEEVRRQADIVEVISEHVILKRSGKNYQGICPFHSEKTPSFNVNPERQMYYCFGCHAGGNVFSFLMKKESLTFVEALRKVAHRVGMELPERELTPQEKMNEAQRSRWREIHEWAACYFQDVLLNRPEGRPGLTYFQSRGIDPETIKDFRLGYAPDRWDGLLKELIAKGVTPEEMAELGLAVQRTGSDDALSFYDRFRNRVIYTILDIKSSPIAFGGRVLDDSTPKYLNSPETKFFHKGRNLYGIQTASRGIREAGYALLVEGYMDTIAVQKAGFTNAVASLGTALTKDQAKLLKRYTSKVVIGYDSDEAGIQAALRAGEILLDEHFKIEVLDYDDAKDPDEYLKKYTINQFRNKLEKTITFIEFKYKLLVRDDPPRTIPDKAELIRKLAPDIIKIPSIAEREGYERYLSLELGLTLEAVQREIGSLDKNYRENHGYPENFSHQKDNTVKKRNTIEGKDIDNALESYVPLGVFRAEQIILRIILEDPTYKKPAAEQLGEDFWRLPEHKYIFENFPENSLNVIDNDSWYEKVQKRLAELYELIIDFDKTDTLLKDCIALIKETKTKETIEDLQARMILLEKSGDMTGALALLQEIGERLKRGEK, from the coding sequence GTGGATCACAAGATATCCGAGGATTTCATTGAAGAAGTACGCCGACAAGCGGATATTGTTGAAGTCATTTCAGAACATGTCATATTAAAACGTTCGGGCAAAAACTATCAAGGGATTTGTCCGTTTCATTCTGAAAAGACGCCAAGTTTCAATGTCAATCCCGAACGGCAGATGTACTACTGTTTCGGATGTCACGCCGGCGGGAATGTTTTTTCCTTCCTGATGAAAAAAGAAAGCCTTACCTTCGTGGAAGCCTTACGCAAGGTGGCTCATCGCGTCGGGATGGAATTACCGGAGCGCGAGCTGACACCCCAGGAAAAAATGAATGAAGCCCAGCGCAGCCGCTGGCGGGAAATTCATGAATGGGCCGCGTGTTATTTTCAGGACGTCTTATTGAACAGGCCCGAAGGGCGCCCGGGACTTACCTACTTTCAAAGCAGAGGCATTGATCCGGAGACCATCAAAGACTTTCGTCTCGGTTATGCTCCGGACAGGTGGGACGGCTTACTTAAAGAGCTCATTGCTAAGGGTGTCACACCCGAAGAAATGGCTGAGCTCGGATTGGCGGTCCAACGAACGGGCAGCGATGATGCCCTTAGTTTCTATGACAGGTTCCGTAATCGCGTCATTTATACCATTCTGGATATTAAAAGTTCACCCATTGCTTTTGGCGGCAGGGTACTGGATGATTCTACTCCAAAATATCTCAATTCGCCGGAAACAAAGTTTTTTCATAAAGGACGCAATCTCTACGGGATCCAAACAGCGTCTCGAGGTATCAGGGAGGCAGGGTATGCGTTGCTTGTTGAAGGCTATATGGATACTATTGCTGTCCAAAAAGCAGGATTTACCAACGCTGTTGCCTCACTGGGTACGGCACTCACCAAAGATCAGGCCAAATTATTAAAACGATATACCAGTAAAGTCGTCATCGGGTATGATTCCGACGAAGCCGGTATTCAAGCGGCACTCCGAGCCGGAGAGATCCTTCTGGATGAGCATTTTAAGATTGAAGTCCTTGACTATGATGATGCCAAAGACCCGGATGAATATTTAAAAAAGTATACCATTAATCAATTTCGCAATAAACTCGAAAAAACCATCACATTTATCGAGTTTAAATATAAATTACTGGTCCGAGACGACCCGCCGCGGACCATACCGGATAAAGCAGAGCTTATCCGGAAACTCGCTCCCGATATTATAAAAATACCCAGCATAGCTGAAAGGGAAGGCTATGAGAGGTATTTAAGCTTGGAACTTGGGCTGACGCTTGAGGCAGTACAACGAGAAATCGGAAGCTTAGATAAGAATTACAGAGAAAATCACGGTTATCCTGAAAATTTTTCGCATCAAAAGGATAATACTGTAAAAAAAAGAAATACTATAGAAGGGAAAGATATTGACAATGCCTTGGAATCCTATGTCCCTTTAGGAGTTTTCCGGGCAGAACAAATTATCCTCAGGATTATCCTTGAGGACCCGACTTATAAAAAGCCGGCAGCTGAACAGCTGGGAGAAGACTTTTGGCGGTTGCCGGAACATAAATATATCTTCGAGAATTTTCCGGAGAACAGTTTAAACGTCATTGATAATGACAGCTGGTATGAGAAGGTTCAGAAACGTCTTGCCGAACTATACGAATTAATCATTGATTTTGATAAGACCGATACGCTCCTTAAGGACTGCATTGCTTTGATTAAGGAGACCAAGACGAAAGAAACGATCGAAGATTTGCAGGCCCGCATGATTTTATTGGAGAAATCAGGGGATATGACTGGGGCGCTTGCCTTGCTCCAGGAGATAGGAGAGCGGTTGAAACGTGGCGAAAAATGA